Proteins encoded together in one Leishmania infantum JPCM5 genome chromosome 20 window:
- a CDS encoding putative calpain-like cysteine peptidase, whose translation MAVQVPPRYSLLLLVTAVMTRGAKGHSSRGAEHRLPRALCKMTSKNKNGRNIGIGMGDGAVPLEEHTAVLLTALMRPYCCLRQRVCGASMTPTTSSFSWTLDQQLGTGGNPDGVVHGYHQVTHRSADALALAPLLEPFVFEPAQPRRPKASAGTATTSSATTWMPSMTACFDEGLLYRVEWRRAEGADAAATEVVGGKNTHVLWCFFNATHVYTMEIHVSFPVSASWTTAEPLPLKALGMTQLEWADAQEDPGSPLWHRRRLLVARAACPPLTCVAFVEGTVGPFRTAVRAVPLSTDAPLSVPSPTSTWRARLEAELHRLPRPLAAMAAPVALSGNSVTEAVLNACVAANIPFVDAEFLGGEMALCGTGKRCTGSVGHDGAPFTSPFSVSHHFSEGLDKKPVAWARASDLVRRLFGEPNTHSALQPHVFFLPLRLVIIEPGELGDSWVIGAVAAVAEHTHHLLRMFRHPRSQQQGAAEQLLGAYRVTLNVRGWWRSVVVDDYFPMIEGGSYINCAHSRRDVRELWVPLLEKVYAKMRGGYCNIITGDPLMALRDFTGWPCARYDISHFDISVVSSSFASRLMRYDRYGFQVILHTAPRFDPDAVMLQTDVGISRAEMSLPSAAEASGRGACADAGAAHGLLAGMVYPVMRILRFNVDSFCTELTLLQVRNPWGDVAAWKGKWRCGSRLWEQWPHVAAACDMQECLHRDGSGGMTSPRRDLRDRCAAPVAPQTAATAAGATTTACACRHNQYIWVEWSEVYQHFSGCGVMFRLPLHHDYRVKGVFETTCPSVCVRVSVAARTFMGAMLSMSDTVGDRSLAATDTEDASTYPPIMLTLAREEAGVLHVVRNSQTDPDNPTTRFTFMQTLDASLFYPLTPEDSPYWLIPRVLAPQVSNAAAAADGGANAPAPHPPRLPYVLGLFQEKPAGENGWRAEFYHLPPTSAVFQNHTSFSLGSDVQAVATMFQAKAPHAAFPKTYVHTDVSEREATPVDVFVHTAQT comes from the coding sequence TGTTGTCTGAGGCAGCGTGTATGCGGTGCATCCATGACGCCAACCACCTCGTCGTTCTCGTGGACGCTCGATCAGCAGCTTGGCACGGGCGGCAACCCAGACGGTGTTGTCCACGGCTACCACCAGGTTACTCACAGGAGCGCTGACGCCTTGGCCTTGGCGCCCTTGCTCGAGCCGTTCGTTTTCGAACCGGCCCAGCCGCGGAGGCCGAAGGCAAGCGCCGGGACTGCGACGACTTCCTCCGCAACTACGTGGATGCCTTCCATGACGGCGTGCTTTGACGAGGGCCTCCTCTACCGTGTGGAATGGAGGAGAGCCGAGGGTGCCGACGCGGCTGCAACCGAGGTGGTTGGTGGCAAGAACACTCACGTTCTCTGGTGCTTCTTCAACGCCACTCATGTCTACACGATGGAAATCCACGTCTCTTTCCCAGTATCGGCGAGCTGGACAACAGCAGAACCTTTGCCACTGAAGGCGCTGGGGATGACGCAGCTGGAGTGGGCGGACGCGCAGGAGGATCCGGGCTCTCCGCTGTGGCATCGGCGACGGCTCCTCGTCGCTCGGGCAGCGTGCCCGCCCCTGACCTGCGTGGCATTTGTCGAGGGTACCGTGGGGCCCTTTCGCACCGCCGTTCGCGCTGTCCCGTTGTCCACGGACGCCCCTTTATCGGTGCCGTCGCCCACCTCGACGTGGCGCGCACGCCTCGAAGCcgagctgcaccgccttcctcgccctcttGCTGCCATGGCAGCGCCTGTCGCTCTCAGCGGAAACTCTGTCACCGAGGCCGTCCTGAACGCCTGCGTGGCTGCCAACATTCCCTTCGTGGACGCAGAGTTCCTCGGGGGAGAGATGGCGCTGTGCGGGACTGGAAAGCGCTGTACCGGCTCCGTCGGCCACGACGGTGCCCCGTTCACGTCGCCGTTCTCAGTGAGTCATCACTTTAGCGAAGGACTCGATAAGAAACCTGTTGCCTGGGCTCGCGCCTCCGACCTTGTGCGGCGTCTTTTTGGCGAGCCAAACACCCATTCTGCCCTCCAGCCCCACGTCTtctttctccccctccgcctgGTCATCATTGAACccggcgagcttggcgaCAGCTGGGTGAttggcgccgtggcggcggtagcGGAGCACACgcatcacctcctccgcatGTTCCGCCACCCCCGCAGCCAGCAACAGGGGGCCGCCGAacagctcctcggcgcgtATCGCGTGACGCTGAATGTGCgagggtggtggcgcagcgtcgtGGTCGACGACTACTTCCCGATGATAGAGGGGGGCAGTTACATCAATTGCGCGCACAGTCGCCGCGATGTGCGGGAGCTgtgggtgccgctgctggaaaAGGTGTACGCTAAGATGCGTGGCGGCTACTGCAACATCATCACTGGCGATCCGCTCATGGCTCTGCGTGACTTCACCGGTTGGCCGTGCGCCCGCTACGACATCTCACACTTCGACATTTCTGTGGTGTCGTCCAGCTTTGCGTCGCGACTCATGCGGTACGACCGGTACGGGTTTCAGGTCATCCTGCACACGGCTCCCCGCTTCGACCCTGATGCTGTGATGCTCCAGACCGACGTAGGTATCTCACGAGCAGAGATGTCTCTGCCTTCTGCGGCGGAGGCTTCCGgacgcggcgcgtgcgctgatGCAGGCGCGGCTCACGGGCTCCTCGCCGGCATGGTGTACCCCGTCATGCGCATCTTGCGGTTCAACGTCGATTCGTTTTGTACCGAGCTGACGCTGCTCCAAGTGCGGAATCCGTGGGGAGACGTAGCGGCGTGGAAAGGAAAGTGGCGATGTGGCAGTCGCCTCTGGGAGCAGTGGCCGCATGTTGCCGCGGCATGTGACATGCAGGAGTGCCTGCATCgcgacggcagtggcggcatgACGTCGCCAAGGCGCGATCTCCGAGACAGATGTGCGGCaccggtggcgccgcagacagccgccacggctgctggCGCCACCACTACCGCGTGCGCCTGTCGCCACAACCAGTACATCTGGGTAGAGTGGTCAGAGGTGTACCAGCACTTCTCCGGCTGCGGCGTCATGTTCCGACTCCCCCTTCACCACGACTATCGCGTAAAAGGGGTGTTCGAAACTACCTGCCCATCTGTATGCGTGCGGGTGTCGGTCGCGGCGCGCACCTTCATGGGCGCCATGCTCTCTATGAGCGATACAGTCGGGGATAGGTCCTTGGCGGCGACGGACACGGAGGACGCGAGCACATACCCGCCCATCATGCTCACGCTGGCGCGAGAGGAAGCTGGCGTGCTGCACGTCGTGCGCAACTCGCAGACTGACCCTGACAATCCGACAACGCGCTTTACCTTTATGCAAACTCTCGACGCGAGTCTCTTCTACCCACTGACGCCGGAGGACTCGCCATACTGGCTGATCCCTCGGGTCCTCGCACCCCAGGTGTccaacgctgctgccgctgctgatggcggcGCGAATGCCCCGGCACCGCATCCTCCACGGCTACCGTATGTGCTTGGCCTCTTCCAAGAGAAGCCAGCAGGAGAAAACGGGTGGCGAGCCGAATTCTACCATctgccgccgacatccgcagTCTTTCAGAACCACACGTCGTTTTCTCTGGGCAGCGACGTGCAGGCAGTGGCGACCATGTTCCAGGCCAAGGCACCTCACGCGGCCTTCCCGAAAACTTATGTGCACACGGATGTATCAGAGCGGGAAGCAACACCGGTGGACGTGTTTGTTCATACTGCTCAGACGTGA
- a CDS encoding calpain-like cysteine peptidase, Clan CA, family C2, with amino-acid sequence MGCFNSTDTVADQDPASGYMYTKPKAKGTKEALFGGLLYRITDEEEGGLAFYNNSKDYEFHIKYLFGADSQLSAVGDTKLEMQDDGILAEVVVYPLETKHFVQGTIDGYESKLEALPLSEEYFAQHPEMDEAAYYRRLEAPKSSQF; translated from the coding sequence ATGGGTTGCTTCAACTCAACCGACACCGTGGCCGATCAGGACCCCGCGAGTGGGTACATGTACACGAAGCCCAAGGCGAAGGGGACAAAGGAGGCGCTCTTCGGCGGACTTCTCTACCGCATTAccgacgaggaagagggcggcTTGGCCTTCTACAACAACTCGAAGGACTACGAGTTTCACATCAAGTACCTGTTTGGCGCCGATAGTCAGCTGAGCGCGGTGGGCGACACCAAGCTCGAGATGCAGGATGACGGCATTCTCGCCGAGGTGGTCGTCTACCCGTTGGAGACGAAGCACTTTGTGCAGGGCACAATCGACGGCTATGAGAGCAAGCTCGAGGCACTGCCGCTGTCAGAGGAGTACTTTGCGCAGCACCCGGAGATGGATGAGGCGGCCTACTACCGCCGTCTCGAGGCACCCAAAAGCAGCCAATTTTAA